One part of the Podarcis muralis chromosome 3, rPodMur119.hap1.1, whole genome shotgun sequence genome encodes these proteins:
- the TLR5 gene encoding toll-like receptor 5 isoform X1, with product MVTSSSLFSLLSWDAEPGKEYRKQPKDKSTMLHGHLLFLIGLIFAYREINADPRCAVTGRLVKYDWCNFTQVPPLPEGIVLLSLNFNYIQQVNATSFPLLETLTVLSLGSQLVSPVTVGKNAFRNLPNLHQLDLAYNRMIVLDPQAFRGLGKLSNLLLYYNDLNESILEKDYFIDLVSLEYLDLAFNKITRLHPHPSLSNMQKLTLLNLKLNRIETICEGDLYSFQGKAFTLLNLNSNGLFKGDSQDWATCGNPFKNIVFDTLDVGGNGWGIRTTQQFCAAIQGTPLVGLKMSSHTMGSSFGFNNMPDPNNNTFAGLAQSGLRLLNISHGFIFSLNPRVFQYLGDLELLDLNSNNINKIQKEAFFGLWSLQHLDLSYNLLGELLDYTFEGLLNVRIIALQHNHIGVIDRAPFKGLSSLHTVDLSDNALKVILTLPSLSYAFLGSNRIQSGDHSKIVAINSTYVDMGGNRMDNLGDLYELLRYPVTQYILLRNNRFSYCYRYNDIAEDNQLLYLDLGDNMLKLVWERSLCLDVFKALSKLQVLHLNNNYLSFLPEGIFDGLVSLVRLNLASNLLTYISHSAFPASLRKLDLSSNQLLYPDPQLFATLDNLDITYNRFYCNCLLSDLIVWLNQTNVTLAGSPDERFCFGPPDLAGKSLHEFNVDDCNEDKILEPLQLSLFIFTTVAVTMFLTVVIVFARFRGTCFIWYKTVVRVFLKEQQPALEEETYRYDAYMCYSSKDFEWVQNSLIRHLDLQYSDKNKFALCFEERDFLPGEDHITNIRDAIWNCRKTICIVTKQFLKDGWCVEAFNFAQSRYFCDLKDVLIMVVAGSLSQYQLMKYQPVRVFLQRGQYLRWPEDPQDVEWFLNALSHQILKKKEVKKKQKKKKKKLKRRKSKTLEMKVITIS from the exons ATGGTCACCTCCTCTTCACTTTTCTCCCTTCTGTCATGGGACGCAGAGCCCGGGAAGGAATATAGGAAACAACCCAAG GACAAGAGCACAATGCTTCATGGTCACCTATTATTTCTCATTGGACTGATATTTGCATACAGAGAAATAAATGCAGATCCTCGTTGTGCCGTAACAGGCAGGCTTGTGAAATACGACTGGTGCAACTTCACACAGGTTCCTCCTCTGCCTGAAGGCATTGTTTTACTCTCCCTAAATTTCAATTACATCCAGCAAGTGAATGCCACATCCTTCCCACTGCTGGAGACATTGACGGTTCTGTCACTTGGAAGCCAGCTGGTCTCTCCTGTCACAGTAGGAAAGAATGCTTTTAGGAATTTGCCAAATCTTCATCAACTGGATTTAGCTTACAATAGAATGATTGTGCTGGATCCACAGGCTTTCAGGGGGCTGGGGAAGTTAAGTAACCTTCTGCTATACTATAATGATCTTAACGAATCCATTCTGGAAAAGGATTACTTTATAGATTTGGTCTCTCTGGAATATCTGGATCTTGCATTCAATAAGATCACTAGGCTTCACCCTCACCCTTCATTGAGCAACATGCAAAAGTTAACACTTCTGAACTTGAAATTAAACCGCATTGAAACCATATGTGAGGGAGATCTCTACAGCTTTCAAGGAAAAGCTTTCACATTGTTGAATCTTAATTCTAATGGTTTGTTTAAAGGAGATTCTCAAGACTGGGCAACTTGTGGCAATCCTTTCAAAAACATTGTCTTCGATACGCTGGATGTTGGTGGCAATGGCTGGGGTATAAGAACAACCCAGCAATTCTGTGCAGCTATTCAGGGAACACCACTTGTGGGTTTGAAGATGTCGTCTCACACCATGGGCTCATCATTTGGCTTTAATAACATGCCAGACCCAAACAACAATACATTTGCAGGTCTTGCCCAGAGTGGCCTTCGCCTGCTTAATATTTCACATGGCTTTATCTTTTCTCTTAACCCACGTGTATTTCAATATCTTGGTGATCTGGAATTGCTGGATCTCAACTcaaataacataaataaaattcaaaaagaaGCATTCTTTGGTCTCTGGAGCCTACAACACCTAGACCTGTCGTACAATCTGCTGGGAGAACTCTTGGATTACACTTTTGAAGGTCTTCTAAATGTGCGTATTATAGCTCTGCAACACAATCATATTGGGGTGATTGATAGGGCTCCATTTAAAGGCCTGTCAAGCCTTCACACTGTGGACCTCAGCGACAATGCTCTAAAAGTAATCTTAACACTCCCAAGTCTCAGCTATGCTTTTTTAGGTAGCAACCGGATACAGTCTGGAGACCACAGCAAAATCGTGGCTATAAATTCAACATATGTTGACATGGGAGGAAACAGGATGGACAATCTGGGAGACCTCTATGAACTTCTCCGATACCCAGTTACACAGTATATTTTGTTAAGAAATAATCGCTTCTCCTACTGCTACAGGTACAACGATATAGCAGAAGACAACCAGTTGCTCTACTTGGATCTTGGAGACAATATGTTGAAGCTTGTGTGGGAGAGAAGTTTGTGCTTGGATGTGTTCAAGGCGTTGTCCAAGCTTCAGGTCCTGCATCTCAATAATAACTACCTTAGTTTCCTTCCAGAGGGCATCTTTGATGGCCTGGTATCACTGGTTAGGCTTAACTTGGCTTCAAACCTCTTAACTTACATTTCTCACAGTGCTTTTCCTGCGAGCCTCAGGAAACTTGACTTATCCTCGAACCAGCTGCTTTATCCAGATCCTCAGCTCTTTGCAACTCTGGACAATCTGGATATCACCTATAACAGATTTTACTGTAATTGCCTCTTAAGCGACCTAATTGTGTGGCTGAACCAAACCAATGTCACCTTAGCTGGGTCACCAGATGAAAGGTTTTGTTTTGGACCCCCTGATCTTGCTGGCAAAAGCCTTCATGAGTTTAATGTTGATGATTGCAATGAAGACAAGATATTGGAGCCTCTGCAGTTGTCGCTCTTCATTTTTACCACCGTTGCTGTGACAATGTTCCTAACGGTGGTGATTGTTTTTGCTCGCTTTAGAGGAACTTGCTTCATTTGGTATAAGACTGTGGTAAGAGTATTCTTGAAGGAGCAACAGCCAGCGTTGGAGGAAGAGACCTATAGATACGATGCCTACATGtgctacagcagcaaggattttgAGTGGGTCCAGAACTCCTTGATAAGGCACCTAGACCTCCAGTATTCTGATAAAAACAAATTTGCTCTCTGCTTTGAAGAGCGAGATTTCTTGCCAGGAGAGGATCACATCACCAACATTCGTGATGCCATTTGGAACTGTAGGAAGACAATTTGCATTGTGACAAAGCAGTTTCTCAAGGATGGCTGGTGCGTCGAAGCTTTTAATTTTGCTCAGAGTCGGTATTTTTGTGACCTGAAAGACGTCCTCATAATGGTGGTGGCTGGATCACTTTCACAATATCAGCTTATGAAGTATCAACCAGTCAGAGTGTTTTTGCAAAGGGGTCAATACTTGAGGTGGCCCGAAGACCCCCAAGATGTGGAGTGGTTTCTAAATGCACTTTCTCACCAAATACTGAAGAAGaaggaagtaaaaa
- the TLR5 gene encoding toll-like receptor 5 isoform X2, whose protein sequence is MLHGHLLFLIGLIFAYREINADPRCAVTGRLVKYDWCNFTQVPPLPEGIVLLSLNFNYIQQVNATSFPLLETLTVLSLGSQLVSPVTVGKNAFRNLPNLHQLDLAYNRMIVLDPQAFRGLGKLSNLLLYYNDLNESILEKDYFIDLVSLEYLDLAFNKITRLHPHPSLSNMQKLTLLNLKLNRIETICEGDLYSFQGKAFTLLNLNSNGLFKGDSQDWATCGNPFKNIVFDTLDVGGNGWGIRTTQQFCAAIQGTPLVGLKMSSHTMGSSFGFNNMPDPNNNTFAGLAQSGLRLLNISHGFIFSLNPRVFQYLGDLELLDLNSNNINKIQKEAFFGLWSLQHLDLSYNLLGELLDYTFEGLLNVRIIALQHNHIGVIDRAPFKGLSSLHTVDLSDNALKVILTLPSLSYAFLGSNRIQSGDHSKIVAINSTYVDMGGNRMDNLGDLYELLRYPVTQYILLRNNRFSYCYRYNDIAEDNQLLYLDLGDNMLKLVWERSLCLDVFKALSKLQVLHLNNNYLSFLPEGIFDGLVSLVRLNLASNLLTYISHSAFPASLRKLDLSSNQLLYPDPQLFATLDNLDITYNRFYCNCLLSDLIVWLNQTNVTLAGSPDERFCFGPPDLAGKSLHEFNVDDCNEDKILEPLQLSLFIFTTVAVTMFLTVVIVFARFRGTCFIWYKTVVRVFLKEQQPALEEETYRYDAYMCYSSKDFEWVQNSLIRHLDLQYSDKNKFALCFEERDFLPGEDHITNIRDAIWNCRKTICIVTKQFLKDGWCVEAFNFAQSRYFCDLKDVLIMVVAGSLSQYQLMKYQPVRVFLQRGQYLRWPEDPQDVEWFLNALSHQILKKKEVKKKQKKKKKKLKRRKSKTLEMKVITIS, encoded by the coding sequence ATGCTTCATGGTCACCTATTATTTCTCATTGGACTGATATTTGCATACAGAGAAATAAATGCAGATCCTCGTTGTGCCGTAACAGGCAGGCTTGTGAAATACGACTGGTGCAACTTCACACAGGTTCCTCCTCTGCCTGAAGGCATTGTTTTACTCTCCCTAAATTTCAATTACATCCAGCAAGTGAATGCCACATCCTTCCCACTGCTGGAGACATTGACGGTTCTGTCACTTGGAAGCCAGCTGGTCTCTCCTGTCACAGTAGGAAAGAATGCTTTTAGGAATTTGCCAAATCTTCATCAACTGGATTTAGCTTACAATAGAATGATTGTGCTGGATCCACAGGCTTTCAGGGGGCTGGGGAAGTTAAGTAACCTTCTGCTATACTATAATGATCTTAACGAATCCATTCTGGAAAAGGATTACTTTATAGATTTGGTCTCTCTGGAATATCTGGATCTTGCATTCAATAAGATCACTAGGCTTCACCCTCACCCTTCATTGAGCAACATGCAAAAGTTAACACTTCTGAACTTGAAATTAAACCGCATTGAAACCATATGTGAGGGAGATCTCTACAGCTTTCAAGGAAAAGCTTTCACATTGTTGAATCTTAATTCTAATGGTTTGTTTAAAGGAGATTCTCAAGACTGGGCAACTTGTGGCAATCCTTTCAAAAACATTGTCTTCGATACGCTGGATGTTGGTGGCAATGGCTGGGGTATAAGAACAACCCAGCAATTCTGTGCAGCTATTCAGGGAACACCACTTGTGGGTTTGAAGATGTCGTCTCACACCATGGGCTCATCATTTGGCTTTAATAACATGCCAGACCCAAACAACAATACATTTGCAGGTCTTGCCCAGAGTGGCCTTCGCCTGCTTAATATTTCACATGGCTTTATCTTTTCTCTTAACCCACGTGTATTTCAATATCTTGGTGATCTGGAATTGCTGGATCTCAACTcaaataacataaataaaattcaaaaagaaGCATTCTTTGGTCTCTGGAGCCTACAACACCTAGACCTGTCGTACAATCTGCTGGGAGAACTCTTGGATTACACTTTTGAAGGTCTTCTAAATGTGCGTATTATAGCTCTGCAACACAATCATATTGGGGTGATTGATAGGGCTCCATTTAAAGGCCTGTCAAGCCTTCACACTGTGGACCTCAGCGACAATGCTCTAAAAGTAATCTTAACACTCCCAAGTCTCAGCTATGCTTTTTTAGGTAGCAACCGGATACAGTCTGGAGACCACAGCAAAATCGTGGCTATAAATTCAACATATGTTGACATGGGAGGAAACAGGATGGACAATCTGGGAGACCTCTATGAACTTCTCCGATACCCAGTTACACAGTATATTTTGTTAAGAAATAATCGCTTCTCCTACTGCTACAGGTACAACGATATAGCAGAAGACAACCAGTTGCTCTACTTGGATCTTGGAGACAATATGTTGAAGCTTGTGTGGGAGAGAAGTTTGTGCTTGGATGTGTTCAAGGCGTTGTCCAAGCTTCAGGTCCTGCATCTCAATAATAACTACCTTAGTTTCCTTCCAGAGGGCATCTTTGATGGCCTGGTATCACTGGTTAGGCTTAACTTGGCTTCAAACCTCTTAACTTACATTTCTCACAGTGCTTTTCCTGCGAGCCTCAGGAAACTTGACTTATCCTCGAACCAGCTGCTTTATCCAGATCCTCAGCTCTTTGCAACTCTGGACAATCTGGATATCACCTATAACAGATTTTACTGTAATTGCCTCTTAAGCGACCTAATTGTGTGGCTGAACCAAACCAATGTCACCTTAGCTGGGTCACCAGATGAAAGGTTTTGTTTTGGACCCCCTGATCTTGCTGGCAAAAGCCTTCATGAGTTTAATGTTGATGATTGCAATGAAGACAAGATATTGGAGCCTCTGCAGTTGTCGCTCTTCATTTTTACCACCGTTGCTGTGACAATGTTCCTAACGGTGGTGATTGTTTTTGCTCGCTTTAGAGGAACTTGCTTCATTTGGTATAAGACTGTGGTAAGAGTATTCTTGAAGGAGCAACAGCCAGCGTTGGAGGAAGAGACCTATAGATACGATGCCTACATGtgctacagcagcaaggattttgAGTGGGTCCAGAACTCCTTGATAAGGCACCTAGACCTCCAGTATTCTGATAAAAACAAATTTGCTCTCTGCTTTGAAGAGCGAGATTTCTTGCCAGGAGAGGATCACATCACCAACATTCGTGATGCCATTTGGAACTGTAGGAAGACAATTTGCATTGTGACAAAGCAGTTTCTCAAGGATGGCTGGTGCGTCGAAGCTTTTAATTTTGCTCAGAGTCGGTATTTTTGTGACCTGAAAGACGTCCTCATAATGGTGGTGGCTGGATCACTTTCACAATATCAGCTTATGAAGTATCAACCAGTCAGAGTGTTTTTGCAAAGGGGTCAATACTTGAGGTGGCCCGAAGACCCCCAAGATGTGGAGTGGTTTCTAAATGCACTTTCTCACCAAATACTGAAGAAGaaggaagtaaaaa